One segment of Chrysiogenes arsenatis DSM 11915 DNA contains the following:
- a CDS encoding nitrogen fixation protein NifZ codes for MFIRNQKVRVRKDTKNDGTCSSCRTGCVIAKAGEEGFVRRVGEFMGDAVVEVHFFVNNRLVGFREKELELVEDFNPDTGEWVPVPCAAAQG; via the coding sequence CGCGTCAGGAAAGATACAAAAAATGATGGAACCTGCTCTTCATGCCGTACTGGATGCGTAATTGCGAAAGCTGGCGAAGAGGGCTTTGTCCGTCGTGTTGGTGAATTTATGGGAGACGCCGTGGTAGAGGTACATTTCTTTGTCAATAATCGCTTAGTTGGCTTCCGCGAAAAAGAGCTTGAGCTTGTGGAAGACTTTAACCCCGATACGGGCGAGTGGGTGCCGGTGCCTTGCGCGGCCGCGCAAGGTTAA